The nucleotide sequence AGCAATCGATTTTGTAGGCTTAAACAATTATGCTTCATTCCGTGCAAAAAAACTTTCGGGAGGCCTTCTGCGGCGGCTTAATATTGCATGTGGTATAGCACATAAACCTGAGCTGATTTTTTTGGATGAGCCCACAGTTGCCGTCGATGCCCAAAGCCGAAACTTCATTCTTTCAGGAATAAAGGAACTGGCAAAAAGAGGAAGTACCATCGTGTATACTACCCACTATCTTGAAGAAGTGGAAGAGCTTTGCGATAGAATCATCATCATGGATGAGGGACGAGATATAGCAAACGGCACCTTAGAAGAATTGCACAAGCTGATCCGCACAAGCGAAAAAATGGTTGTTGAATTTGTCGAAACTAAGGATAACCTGCAAGAAGAACTAAAAAAAATCCCTCATGTTCTGGAAGTTACCAAAAACGGAAACGAGTTTTTAATCAGTTTTGAAAATTCGATTAACAACTTAAACGAACTTATTTTATTTATCAATAATAATAGTTTGGCTTATACCAAATTATATTCGGAGTTACCCAGCTTAAACGATATTTTCTTGGAGCTTACGGGAAAGGAGTTAAGAGACTGATGAAATTCTTTTTACGC is from Treponema denticola and encodes:
- a CDS encoding ABC transporter ATP-binding protein, with protein sequence MILTVKNLVKRYNEKTALDHFNMEVKEGEILGLLGPNGCGKTTAINCMLSLLKHGKGEIIIFGEEMKPNALHIKKRIGLVPQEVSVFYDFTVRQNIDYFCGLYVNNTQERKKLVDEAIDFVGLNNYASFRAKKLSGGLLRRLNIACGIAHKPELIFLDEPTVAVDAQSRNFILSGIKELAKRGSTIVYTTHYLEEVEELCDRIIIMDEGRDIANGTLEELHKLIRTSEKMVVEFVETKDNLQEELKKIPHVLEVTKNGNEFLISFENSINNLNELILFINNNSLAYTKLYSELPSLNDIFLELTGKELRD